One Candidatus Korarchaeum sp. genomic window carries:
- a CDS encoding SAM-dependent methyltransferase — MRVRNIMEKLGIDFNVEGFQMLAISLKTILEYADDLDTLSEWISSILPIDKLDRDEIKLLLSEAERIKISVRECQERVQMIIPRERRKSFAVYYTIRQVAELMAKLAKDFHDSEELVIADPFLGSGITLTAAIDEIRPERILKVWGIEPLPLPALIAYASLLQSMEGRREAIDVIVGDSFREVPSLDLPKADIILTNPPFTRWNHLERGYRESLISLMRGLGYGKYVRGESGLQVLSMFLCDRVLRRGGLLVSVLPASTFYTIYGRGYKSFLRDEYHLHAILESRTRASLSEGSGFKEVIIVASKGSDKGPTTLIRFDMGGLDISDYQRVDLNSLPKFLELNWLALFERGLRDILVRIFELGLRKGTLGYWGEVLGKNIVRGIEIYGPDFFFIPNKFWKITNEREDHIVIENSGMELVISKEFLVRTLRRPSLYSDKIGVDVDSFMLSVPPIDISELPEDLRIYIEWGAGSGAAKPAIKAYGGKWYSHVYRQMRVKDPFGCVFIPDKVDLLFRRRGVFANYSEEEVAASKNFYIVRDRDLAKPLVGWLNSTFFISILVLLGRRISDTWTRFLESDYLELPVINPGEGADEIAESVSKMMDMELPPLYDQIGEDYRYELDLSVAKFIGIEDPEGEVERIYSTLIDNIRN, encoded by the coding sequence ATGAGGGTCAGAAATATAATGGAGAAACTTGGAATAGATTTTAATGTCGAGGGCTTCCAAATGCTTGCAATTAGCCTGAAAACTATTCTAGAGTATGCTGATGACCTAGATACTCTCTCAGAATGGATCTCCTCGATATTACCCATCGATAAATTAGATCGGGATGAGATAAAGCTCCTCTTATCTGAGGCTGAGAGGATAAAAATATCAGTGAGAGAATGTCAGGAGAGAGTCCAGATGATAATCCCGAGGGAGAGGAGGAAGAGTTTCGCAGTTTATTATACTATACGTCAAGTAGCTGAGCTAATGGCTAAGTTAGCCAAGGATTTCCATGATAGTGAGGAGTTAGTGATAGCTGATCCCTTTCTCGGTAGCGGAATCACGTTGACAGCGGCGATCGATGAGATAAGACCTGAGAGGATTCTGAAGGTATGGGGGATCGAGCCCCTACCTCTACCAGCCTTAATCGCTTACGCCTCCCTCTTACAATCGATGGAGGGTAGGAGAGAAGCTATAGATGTAATAGTAGGTGATTCTTTCAGGGAAGTCCCTTCTCTAGATTTACCGAAAGCCGATATCATCTTAACGAACCCTCCCTTCACTCGTTGGAATCACTTAGAGAGGGGCTACAGAGAATCCCTAATCTCCCTGATGAGGGGGCTCGGTTATGGGAAGTACGTAAGAGGGGAGAGCGGCCTCCAAGTGCTCTCTATGTTCTTGTGCGATCGAGTTCTGAGGAGAGGGGGATTGCTCGTCTCAGTGCTTCCCGCATCTACTTTCTACACGATATACGGGAGGGGGTATAAGTCCTTCCTGAGGGATGAGTACCACTTGCATGCTATATTGGAATCGAGGACTAGAGCATCTCTCTCAGAGGGCAGTGGCTTCAAGGAAGTCATTATAGTAGCATCCAAGGGATCTGATAAGGGACCGACAACTCTCATAAGGTTCGATATGGGAGGTCTCGATATCTCGGATTACCAGAGAGTAGATCTGAACTCCCTCCCTAAGTTCCTAGAGCTCAATTGGTTAGCTCTCTTCGAGAGAGGATTGAGGGATATTTTAGTCAGGATATTCGAGTTAGGGTTGAGGAAGGGGACTCTCGGGTACTGGGGGGAAGTCCTAGGGAAGAATATAGTGAGGGGCATCGAGATTTATGGGCCAGATTTCTTCTTCATCCCTAATAAGTTCTGGAAGATCACTAACGAGAGGGAAGACCACATCGTTATAGAGAATAGTGGGATGGAGCTCGTTATCAGTAAGGAATTCCTAGTGAGGACCTTGAGGAGACCTAGCCTTTACAGTGATAAAATAGGAGTCGATGTGGATAGCTTCATGCTCTCAGTACCTCCCATAGATATCAGCGAGCTCCCGGAGGATCTCCGTATCTACATAGAGTGGGGAGCCGGATCCGGAGCAGCTAAACCAGCTATTAAAGCATACGGGGGCAAGTGGTACAGTCACGTTTACAGACAGATGAGGGTGAAGGATCCCTTTGGGTGCGTTTTCATACCGGACAAAGTGGATCTGCTATTCAGGAGGAGAGGGGTGTTCGCGAATTACAGTGAGGAGGAAGTAGCTGCATCCAAAAACTTTTACATAGTTAGGGATAGGGATTTAGCGAAACCCCTCGTCGGCTGGCTCAACAGCACTTTCTTCATCTCAATACTCGTCTTACTGGGCAGGAGGATATCGGATACATGGACCAGGTTCTTGGAGAGTGATTACCTCGAGCTCCCAGTGATAAACCCCGGTGAAGGAGCTGATGAGATAGCGGAGAGCGTAAGTAAGATGATGGATATGGAGCTCCCCCCTCTATACGATCAAATTGGAGAGGATTACAGGTATGAGCTCGATCTCTCCGTAGCTAAATTCATCGGTATAGAGGACCCGGAGGGGGAGGTTGAGAGGATATACAGTACTCTAATTGATAATATCCGTAACTAG
- the ade gene encoding adenine deaminase, whose protein sequence is MRSNIWEISDTLVRVALGKEKADLVIINSTFVNVNSGEILENFGVAIKRDRVATIGQVSHTIGPDTKVIDAEGMYLVPGFLDAHVHVESSMLSLTNFAKAVLPRGTTTVFIDPHEIANVLGLDGVRLMIEESKGLPLKVFVTAPSCVPANPMFETSGAHLGVKEVEEMLRLKEVVALGEMMNYPGVLATDPEVMGKINAAHKMGKVVEGHDAGLLGIELAAYSASGISSSHEMTRKIDAIERLRLGMYAYMREGSAWLDVKETIKAITEAKLDSRHACLVTDDREVDSIIKQGHMDHVVRRAIEEGLDPIRAIQMATINPAEHYGLAREIGSVAPSRYADMLLLKDLTKVYVDTVIADGRVIAKGGRLLVEIRAPSYDEKYLRTVRLRRRVEASDFSIKAPIKDGRVKVRVIEALEGNVLTKCRIEELRVRDWEVLPDAGRSVYKVAVLERHKATGNMGLGFVKGFGFKLGAVASTVAHDNHNLLVLGLRDEDMAIAANTLAEVGGGIVTVDEGRVISLVKLPLAGLMSTEEPESVAEELERAYEIWRERGCEWVSPFMTMSLLALDVLPELRITDRGLIDTVNFRYVDVIYRE, encoded by the coding sequence ATGAGGAGCAATATATGGGAGATCTCAGATACTCTCGTCAGAGTGGCTTTAGGTAAGGAGAAGGCTGATCTAGTGATAATAAACTCCACATTCGTCAATGTCAACTCAGGGGAGATCCTCGAGAACTTCGGTGTGGCTATAAAGAGGGATAGAGTAGCTACTATAGGGCAGGTATCCCATACGATAGGCCCGGATACTAAAGTCATTGATGCTGAGGGGATGTACTTAGTCCCCGGATTCTTGGATGCTCACGTCCACGTTGAGAGCAGTATGTTGAGCTTGACTAACTTCGCTAAAGCCGTGCTCCCCAGGGGCACTACTACTGTCTTCATAGATCCCCATGAGATAGCTAACGTCCTGGGATTGGATGGAGTTAGGTTGATGATAGAGGAGTCCAAAGGGCTCCCCCTGAAAGTATTCGTGACAGCTCCTTCATGCGTACCAGCTAATCCTATGTTCGAGACATCAGGAGCTCACTTAGGGGTGAAGGAAGTAGAAGAGATGCTCAGATTGAAGGAGGTCGTAGCTTTAGGTGAGATGATGAACTATCCGGGCGTCCTAGCGACGGATCCCGAGGTGATGGGTAAGATAAATGCAGCTCATAAGATGGGTAAGGTCGTCGAGGGCCATGATGCTGGGCTACTCGGAATAGAGCTCGCAGCTTACTCAGCTTCAGGTATATCATCATCTCACGAGATGACTCGTAAGATAGATGCTATAGAGAGGCTCAGGCTAGGGATGTACGCGTATATGAGGGAGGGCTCTGCTTGGCTAGATGTCAAGGAGACTATAAAAGCTATAACTGAGGCTAAGCTCGATTCTAGGCATGCTTGCCTCGTTACAGATGACAGAGAGGTCGATTCTATAATAAAACAAGGTCACATGGATCATGTAGTTAGGAGAGCTATAGAGGAAGGGTTGGATCCAATTAGGGCGATACAGATGGCTACAATAAACCCGGCTGAGCATTACGGATTGGCTAGGGAGATAGGGAGCGTAGCCCCGAGTAGGTATGCGGATATGCTCTTACTGAAGGACTTAACTAAGGTGTATGTCGATACTGTGATAGCCGATGGCAGGGTGATAGCTAAGGGAGGGAGATTATTAGTGGAGATAAGGGCACCTAGCTATGATGAGAAGTACCTGAGGACAGTGAGATTGCGGAGGAGAGTGGAGGCTAGCGATTTCTCGATAAAAGCCCCTATTAAGGATGGGAGGGTGAAGGTTAGAGTCATAGAGGCTTTAGAGGGTAATGTCCTCACTAAGTGCAGGATAGAGGAGCTCCGCGTGAGGGATTGGGAAGTGCTCCCCGATGCTGGGAGGAGCGTATATAAAGTAGCTGTTTTGGAGAGGCATAAAGCAACTGGAAACATGGGTTTAGGGTTCGTGAAGGGATTCGGCTTCAAGCTGGGGGCAGTGGCTTCGACCGTAGCTCACGATAACCACAACTTGCTCGTCCTGGGGTTGAGGGATGAGGATATGGCTATAGCTGCGAATACGCTAGCTGAAGTGGGAGGGGGTATCGTTACTGTAGATGAGGGGAGGGTGATCTCATTAGTCAAGCTCCCCCTAGCTGGTTTGATGTCAACGGAGGAGCCCGAGAGTGTAGCTGAGGAGTTGGAGAGGGCATATGAGATCTGGAGGGAGAGAGGGTGCGAATGGGTATCTCCCTTCATGACAATGTCCCTCCTAGCGCTGGACGTGCTGCCAGAGCTGAGGATAACTGATAGGGGATTGATAGATACCGTCAACTTCAGGTACGTAGACGTCATTTATCGGGAGTGA
- a CDS encoding zinc ribbon domain-containing protein: MSYSEQELDRLSKALEKDFKLLHTLKLIYDYHSRVFKCPKCGSSELEKISLLQYKCKQCGYTSIYPSFSPSDLSPNIPFSHLLELVNLGIIEAAHGGSKGISYVLVKPELVKRALEDRGFIEELPKIELPELEGESESEEFVNLISDFRNIVNLILKSVRSGGSAHFLLLGPKISLKSLIIEELTRIPGSYFYVPSADPSLDEVIWSVKPNPLIISNLDKMRSSVDLSTLVNFISSNRVFVRKVGDVVQHRSTVTASSSSERGIPRDLVSYFITLHLPPIEDEVLRRRIVAKLIMERSGKSERLANYIAGKSSLFSDFGFREFLELAKLCDNEDCVDSVVSLLVKYSKPPERRRRTKGQKS; encoded by the coding sequence ATGTCGTACAGTGAGCAAGAGCTGGATAGATTGAGCAAGGCCCTGGAGAAGGATTTTAAGCTCCTCCACACACTGAAGTTAATATATGATTATCATTCGAGAGTATTCAAGTGCCCTAAGTGCGGATCCTCTGAGTTAGAGAAGATCTCCTTACTCCAGTACAAATGCAAGCAGTGCGGTTATACCTCAATATATCCATCGTTCTCCCCATCCGATCTCTCACCTAACATACCGTTCTCCCACTTACTGGAGTTAGTGAATTTGGGTATCATAGAGGCAGCCCATGGAGGGAGCAAGGGCATAAGCTATGTCCTCGTCAAACCCGAGCTCGTTAAGAGGGCCCTCGAGGATAGGGGATTCATTGAGGAGCTTCCTAAGATAGAATTGCCCGAGCTCGAGGGTGAATCTGAGTCAGAGGAGTTCGTCAACTTGATATCAGACTTCAGGAATATCGTTAACTTGATTCTAAAGTCAGTGAGGAGCGGAGGCTCCGCCCACTTCCTCCTCCTAGGGCCGAAGATCTCACTCAAGAGCTTAATTATAGAGGAACTCACCAGGATACCTGGTTCCTACTTCTACGTCCCGAGCGCCGATCCATCCTTAGATGAAGTGATCTGGAGCGTTAAGCCCAACCCCCTGATAATATCTAACTTAGATAAGATGAGATCCTCAGTCGATCTATCGACACTAGTGAACTTCATCTCCTCGAACAGAGTATTCGTCAGGAAAGTGGGTGATGTAGTACAGCACAGATCGACTGTGACAGCATCTTCCTCGAGCGAGAGGGGGATACCTAGGGACCTCGTCTCATACTTCATCACTCTCCACCTCCCGCCCATAGAGGATGAGGTATTGAGGAGGAGGATCGTAGCGAAGCTGATCATGGAGAGGAGTGGTAAGAGTGAGAGGTTAGCTAATTACATAGCTGGGAAGTCATCCCTCTTCTCTGATTTCGGTTTCAGGGAGTTCCTCGAGTTAGCTAAGCTCTGCGATAATGAGGATTGTGTAGATAGCGTCGTATCCCTTCTGGTGAAGTATAGTAAACCACCGGAGAGGAGGAGGAGAACAAAGGGTCAAAAATCCTGA
- a CDS encoding M48 family metalloprotease, with the protein MAGRGFSLLGLRLDMVFTLSLIIVISTFVFTLLIGSSIGLIGGVLAALLFNAFMWMISPYLLVSMYGLRQLSRSDIPWLYDSLEYLARKSGLKSTPKLYIAPIGVPNAFAFGSPIFGYGVAVTDGLLRNLSEDEIEAVIGHEIGHIKHGDMHVMMIATALPSIFLQIGRWIMLSSMYSGGGRDRESNAGASFLIGSALMLIGWLLYLLALRLSRLREFYADAHSAMTVERGAEKLQSALVRIVKATDPRKGEQLVAAKALMIADPTQRVSYSEIREYMEREPSLFERIMNLFSTHPRIEERLRRLEALKSLYS; encoded by the coding sequence ATGGCCGGAAGGGGTTTCTCGCTCCTCGGTTTGAGGCTCGATATGGTCTTCACGCTATCCCTCATAATAGTGATATCCACATTCGTCTTCACACTGCTAATAGGATCATCCATCGGTTTAATAGGCGGAGTACTGGCTGCCTTGCTCTTCAATGCCTTCATGTGGATGATCTCTCCTTACTTACTGGTATCCATGTACGGGTTGAGGCAGTTGAGCAGGAGCGATATACCGTGGCTCTACGACTCCCTAGAATATTTAGCTAGGAAGAGTGGGTTGAAATCAACGCCTAAACTTTACATAGCTCCGATTGGTGTTCCGAATGCGTTTGCATTCGGGAGCCCGATATTCGGTTACGGAGTGGCTGTAACGGATGGTCTGCTGAGGAACCTGAGCGAGGATGAAATCGAAGCTGTCATAGGGCATGAGATAGGCCACATAAAGCACGGTGATATGCACGTCATGATGATAGCTACAGCCCTGCCATCAATATTCCTACAGATAGGTAGATGGATCATGCTGAGCTCTATGTACTCAGGAGGGGGGAGGGACAGGGAGAGCAATGCTGGGGCATCCTTCTTGATAGGCTCGGCCCTCATGCTGATAGGGTGGCTCCTCTACCTATTGGCCCTGAGGTTGAGCAGGCTCAGGGAGTTCTACGCTGATGCTCACTCAGCGATGACAGTGGAGAGAGGGGCTGAGAAGCTTCAGAGCGCCCTAGTTAGGATAGTCAAGGCGACGGACCCCAGGAAGGGTGAGCAACTGGTAGCGGCGAAGGCCCTGATGATAGCGGATCCGACTCAGAGAGTGAGCTATAGTGAGATAAGGGAGTATATGGAGAGGGAACCTTCTCTCTTCGAGAGGATAATGAACTTATTCTCAACGCATCCCAGGATAGAGGAGAGACTGAGGAGATTGGAAGCTCTGAAGTCCCTCTACAGCTGA
- a CDS encoding acylphosphatase: MPELVRAHLRIYGRVQGVFFRSTMREVALELGVNGWVRNMPDGSVEAVVEGEREKVEELIKWAHRGPPLAKVERVEVRWESYRGDWEGFSVVR, translated from the coding sequence ATGCCGGAGCTCGTGAGGGCCCACTTGAGGATATACGGGAGAGTTCAAGGTGTTTTCTTCAGGTCAACGATGAGAGAAGTAGCTTTAGAGTTAGGAGTCAATGGATGGGTTAGGAACATGCCAGATGGGAGCGTCGAGGCTGTCGTTGAGGGGGAGAGGGAGAAGGTGGAGGAGTTGATAAAATGGGCCCATCGCGGTCCTCCTCTGGCCAAAGTCGAGAGGGTCGAGGTGAGATGGGAGAGCTATAGAGGGGACTGGGAGGGGTTCAGCGTAGTGAGGTAG
- a CDS encoding DUF973 family protein, with translation MSAADSSLVSALKDLKLGSILSILSDVLGIISVLPILLSLPRMFIRAETPREMLRQMMPSIIPTVLLFAAALAVGIISLYFWFRASNEFKRHDERLGIGKIGAILSIIGACIIIVSLLILFAFLPQMISMIRSAIEMPPGVTNETIGRQFAMRFLSLIPIVVVTLIGGLIYLVGWILYGVMVMRLGEVQGLNPDFKYAGILMIAGTLLSLIGDLAIIGLVLELVSLIMILVYSDMSIKSLTSSQAQATPTS, from the coding sequence ATGAGCGCTGCGGACTCGAGCCTCGTATCGGCCCTCAAGGACCTGAAGCTCGGATCGATACTATCGATACTCTCCGACGTCCTGGGCATAATATCAGTCCTCCCAATATTGCTATCCCTCCCGAGGATGTTCATTAGAGCGGAAACTCCCAGGGAAATGTTGAGGCAGATGATGCCCAGTATCATCCCAACAGTCTTACTATTCGCTGCTGCCCTCGCAGTAGGGATAATATCGCTCTACTTCTGGTTCAGGGCATCTAACGAATTCAAGAGGCATGATGAGAGGCTGGGGATAGGTAAGATAGGGGCTATACTCTCTATAATAGGGGCTTGCATAATCATAGTATCATTACTCATCCTTTTCGCTTTCCTCCCTCAGATGATATCCATGATCAGGTCTGCGATTGAGATGCCACCTGGTGTGACTAATGAGACTATTGGAAGGCAGTTTGCGATGAGATTCCTCAGTCTGATCCCTATAGTGGTAGTGACGCTCATAGGCGGCCTAATATACTTAGTAGGCTGGATCCTCTACGGTGTTATGGTTATGAGGCTGGGGGAGGTCCAGGGATTGAATCCTGATTTCAAGTACGCGGGCATACTCATGATAGCTGGGACCTTGCTCTCTCTTATCGGGGATCTGGCGATAATAGGCCTTGTATTAGAGCTAGTTTCACTCATAATGATCTTAGTCTACTCCGATATGTCGATAAAATCGCTCACATCCTCCCAAGCTCAAGCCACCCCAACTAGTTAA
- a CDS encoding oligosaccharide flippase family protein gives MKGIAEAFGQESMVMVIAGNISSVLIGSIIWILLAGVLPVSDYGRANYILSLGAFLSTFTLLGFNVTLRTYLPRGRDEILPPSILLTSILSIILGMPFINLHPSVPLIIFSNSIFILLTSERLGHLKYRDFFILQTVTRVLQIILIILIVPISGLDGAIYSITLPFTLFSIPMLLKARGGFRGIKGILGYFRFSLLSYLSGIVGALGTRFDKVFIGSLYGERALGHYQLAFQFYSAMQAIPTALGSYILPMRSSGRSTKAQEMVGFTLSVLTSIAGYFLIPIFVKVLFPNFYPESALAGKIVSLAIIFDSLYSIYSSRRLSEEDPRSVLVASMLSIPILFSSIYFLGSSLGIEGLAISILLYRISALSFMILVTRISWLRVAIT, from the coding sequence ATGAAAGGGATCGCTGAGGCATTCGGACAGGAGAGTATGGTGATGGTGATAGCTGGTAACATATCATCCGTTCTGATAGGCTCGATTATCTGGATATTGCTCGCAGGAGTCCTCCCTGTGAGTGATTACGGTAGAGCCAATTACATACTCTCCCTGGGGGCCTTCCTCTCTACTTTCACATTGCTCGGGTTCAACGTAACGCTAAGGACCTATCTCCCGAGGGGGAGGGATGAGATACTTCCCCCATCGATATTGCTCACCTCCATACTCTCCATAATCTTAGGGATGCCCTTCATCAACTTGCACCCATCGGTACCACTGATAATATTCAGCAACTCCATCTTCATCCTACTGACTTCTGAGAGGCTCGGCCATCTCAAATACAGGGACTTCTTCATACTCCAGACAGTCACTAGAGTTCTCCAAATAATTCTGATAATATTGATAGTCCCGATATCCGGTTTGGATGGAGCTATTTACTCTATAACGCTCCCATTCACACTATTCTCAATTCCCATGCTCCTAAAGGCCAGGGGCGGATTTAGGGGCATTAAGGGGATCCTCGGTTACTTCCGCTTCTCCCTTCTCTCCTACTTGAGTGGGATAGTGGGTGCTTTGGGCACTAGGTTCGATAAAGTGTTCATAGGCTCTCTCTACGGGGAGAGGGCCTTGGGGCACTATCAACTCGCTTTCCAGTTCTACTCAGCTATGCAAGCGATTCCCACGGCCCTTGGCAGCTATATACTACCGATGAGATCATCGGGCAGGTCCACGAAGGCCCAGGAAATGGTAGGATTCACGCTCTCAGTCCTCACATCGATAGCCGGTTACTTCCTCATACCGATTTTCGTCAAGGTACTGTTCCCAAACTTCTATCCAGAGTCCGCTTTAGCGGGGAAGATAGTATCACTAGCGATAATATTCGATTCCCTCTACTCAATATACTCATCCAGGAGGTTGAGCGAGGAGGATCCGAGATCCGTCTTAGTAGCGAGTATGCTATCGATCCCGATACTCTTCTCATCGATATACTTCCTAGGGTCATCCCTAGGGATAGAGGGCCTCGCGATCTCCATCCTGCTTTACAGGATCTCGGCTCTCTCCTTCATGATTCTAGTGACGAGGATCAGCTGGCTGCGTGTAGCAATTACATGA
- the tsaA gene encoding tRNA (N6-threonylcarbamoyladenosine(37)-N6)-methyltransferase TrmO, with product MTCFKPIGFFRTGASREEVKESFDGVEGYIEILEEYRDGLIGLRGFSHIFVISYLHEVPEESRATLIVRPKRFLRLGLEAPEVGVFATDSPHRPNPIGLHLVRVKEISDGRIYVSNMDAYDGTPVLDIKPYTISRIVRDPSFPDWYSELMKRGFE from the coding sequence ATGACATGCTTCAAACCCATAGGCTTCTTCAGGACAGGGGCTTCGAGGGAGGAAGTTAAGGAGAGCTTCGATGGCGTCGAAGGGTACATAGAGATCTTGGAGGAATACAGGGATGGTCTAATAGGGCTGAGGGGTTTCTCTCACATCTTCGTCATATCTTATTTGCATGAGGTCCCCGAGGAGAGCAGAGCTACTCTCATCGTCAGGCCTAAGAGGTTCCTGAGGCTCGGGCTCGAGGCTCCTGAAGTAGGTGTCTTCGCGACGGATTCCCCCCACAGGCCTAATCCCATAGGGCTCCATTTAGTGAGAGTTAAGGAGATTTCTGATGGGAGGATATACGTTTCCAATATGGATGCTTATGACGGGACCCCTGTCCTAGATATAAAGCCTTATACTATATCTAGGATCGTCAGGGACCCCTCATTCCCCGATTGGTACTCGGAACTAATGAAGAGGGGGTTTGAATGA
- a CDS encoding PfkB family carbohydrate kinase — protein MSYAAVGHITVDEIDRVRIGGSVVYGSLFATGLGMRASIVSRVGRDMPEEFLAKLEEEGVDTSRVKRSCERTTRFSIGKGSYPLSLSSRCDNISIDDLSSLDADIIHLGPVANEISKDVALEAIKISRIVLLDLQGILRVFDNGIKLSRGYLDEFLDLEVVVHLNDLEAIAATGEDVMGALKELSRHFPIVAITLGRRGALFSFPEGILYAEAPEVDAKDEVGAGDVFSAALGIALFRGLDPEDSAKFSVASATASTLYEGPCKIDGSLINELEGSVNVTWLEG, from the coding sequence ATGAGTTACGCCGCTGTAGGCCATATAACTGTAGATGAGATTGATAGAGTTAGGATAGGCGGTAGCGTGGTTTACGGCTCCCTATTCGCTACTGGACTAGGGATGAGGGCTTCTATAGTATCCAGAGTTGGGAGGGACATGCCTGAGGAGTTCCTCGCTAAGCTAGAGGAGGAGGGCGTGGATACCTCGAGAGTGAAGAGATCTTGCGAGAGGACCACTAGGTTCTCGATAGGCAAGGGCTCATATCCCCTCTCCCTATCATCCCGTTGCGATAATATTTCAATAGATGATCTAAGCTCTTTAGATGCCGATATAATACATTTAGGCCCTGTGGCTAATGAGATAAGCAAGGATGTAGCTCTTGAAGCCATTAAGATCTCCAGAATAGTTTTGCTGGACCTACAGGGGATATTGAGAGTATTCGATAATGGAATAAAGCTTTCCAGAGGCTATTTAGATGAATTCCTCGATTTAGAGGTCGTAGTTCATTTGAACGATCTCGAAGCTATTGCCGCGACTGGTGAGGATGTGATGGGGGCTTTGAAAGAGTTATCCAGGCACTTCCCGATAGTGGCTATAACGTTAGGGAGGCGAGGGGCCCTATTCAGCTTCCCTGAGGGTATCTTATATGCTGAAGCCCCGGAAGTTGATGCTAAGGATGAGGTTGGAGCTGGGGACGTGTTCTCAGCAGCCCTAGGCATAGCTCTATTCAGGGGCCTAGATCCCGAGGATTCAGCCAAGTTCTCCGTAGCATCAGCTACAGCTTCTACTCTTTACGAGGGACCTTGTAAGATAGATGGGAGCTTAATAAATGAGCTAGAGGGCTCAGTTAACGTGACTTGGTTAGAGGGATAG
- a CDS encoding dihydrodipicolinate synthase family protein, translating into MRFHGIIPPHVTPFTQEGDLDLRSLEKLLDFWLGAKVHGLATCASNGEGPLLDEEERGEVLRAVIDKVGGQVPVIAGVSSPSTRALMRQIQMAERIGADAVLLTPPYYFKPSPRELLEHYTLILKSFSIPMLLYNVTKFVGYDIPIDIVAKLSDFDNFAGIKESSGLIWRISELIRLIGGKKSVLAGTGDVLLDTLVLGGDGGIVAVSIFAPELAVELYNSFMAGDLKRASKIQLTLTMLNEVIVKKYNQLSATKEALRLRGLPGGFARMPSQPLSEGEREEVKNALKLAGLI; encoded by the coding sequence ATGAGGTTCCACGGTATAATACCTCCTCATGTCACCCCCTTCACTCAGGAAGGGGATCTGGATCTCAGATCTCTCGAAAAGCTCCTCGATTTCTGGCTGGGAGCTAAAGTTCATGGATTAGCTACTTGCGCGAGCAACGGGGAGGGGCCTCTCCTCGATGAGGAGGAGAGGGGCGAGGTCCTGAGGGCCGTCATAGATAAAGTGGGGGGACAGGTGCCAGTGATAGCTGGCGTGAGCAGCCCATCTACTAGAGCCCTCATGAGGCAGATACAGATGGCTGAGAGGATAGGGGCCGATGCAGTCCTCTTGACCCCTCCCTATTACTTCAAACCGAGCCCGAGGGAGCTCTTAGAACATTACACTCTCATCCTCAAGTCCTTCAGCATCCCCATGCTCTTATACAATGTGACGAAGTTCGTCGGTTACGATATACCGATAGATATCGTAGCGAAGCTCTCCGATTTCGATAACTTCGCGGGCATAAAGGAGTCCAGCGGTTTAATATGGAGGATCTCAGAACTCATCAGGTTGATTGGGGGTAAGAAATCAGTTCTAGCTGGGACTGGGGATGTCCTCCTCGATACCTTAGTCTTAGGAGGTGATGGGGGAATAGTGGCTGTCTCTATATTCGCCCCCGAGCTAGCGGTCGAGCTCTACAATTCCTTCATGGCCGGCGATCTGAAGAGGGCTTCTAAGATCCAGCTGACCCTCACTATGTTGAATGAAGTTATAGTGAAGAAGTACAATCAGCTAAGCGCTACTAAAGAAGCCTTGAGGCTGAGGGGCCTTCCGGGAGGTTTCGCTAGGATGCCATCTCAACCTCTATCAGAGGGGGAGAGGGAAGAAGTTAAGAACGCCCTAAAGTTAGCTGGTCTGATCTGA
- the metG gene encoding methionine--tRNA ligase subunit beta, translating to MFDVEEFWKFDLRVGKVLAAERVSGSKKLIKLDVDFGSERRTIVTGIADQVDPETLIGKKMIFVLNLKPKRMMGVESQGMLLLAEEDSGRVHLIEVPDEVPVGTKVW from the coding sequence ATGTTCGATGTGGAGGAGTTCTGGAAGTTCGATCTCAGGGTGGGGAAGGTGCTGGCAGCCGAAAGAGTATCCGGCTCTAAGAAGCTGATAAAGTTGGATGTCGATTTCGGGAGCGAGAGAAGGACGATAGTGACTGGGATAGCTGACCAAGTAGATCCTGAAACCTTAATTGGTAAAAAGATGATATTCGTCCTCAATTTGAAGCCAAAGAGGATGATGGGAGTTGAGAGCCAGGGGATGCTATTGCTAGCTGAGGAAGATAGCGGTAGGGTGCACTTGATAGAGGTGCCCGATGAGGTACCGGTAGGTACTAAAGTTTGGTGA